The Mannheimia granulomatis sequence ATTTGTTTGATTTTTGGATTGGTGATGATGAGGAATCTGAACTCATCTCACAAGTCAAAACCGCAATTAAAACTCTCACTACGAGCGGTGTAAAATGCTATTTTATTTGCGGAAATCGTGATTTCTTAATCAGCAAACGATTTAGCCAACAAACAGGGATAGAAATTCTCCCGGATTATCAATTGCTCGATCTATTTGGCAAGCAAACCTTACTCTGCCATGGCGACACTCTCTGTATTGACGATATCAAATATCAAAAATTCCGTAAGAAAGTACATCAAAAATGGCGGCAAGCTCTCTTCCTATCCCTGCCACTCGCTTGGCGTATTCATATTGCCCGGAAAATTCGTGCAAAAAGTCAGCTAGAGAAACAGCACAAATCTGCCCATATTATGGATGTTAATCCTCAATTTACAGCAGATATCATGGGAAAATTTAATGCAGTACAGCTAATTCATGGACATACCCATCGCCAAGCAATTCACAAAGAGCATAATTTTACCCGCATAGTATTAGGAGATTGGAAAAGAGACTACGCCTCAATTTTAGAAGTCAGTGAACAAGGAATAAAATTTATATGATTGATGTCATCATCCCATGTTACAACGCTGAAAAAACTCTCTTGCGAGCGGTACAAAGTGCTATCAATCAACCTGAATTAAACCTAATTTGGTTGATTGATGACTGTTCAACTGATAATACGCTAGCACTCGCTCAACATCTGCAAGCACAAGTGCCGAATAAAATTCGAGTAGAACAGATGCCGAAAAACGGCGGGGTTGCCAAAGCACGGAATTGGGGAGCTTTACAAAGCGAGGAAGAATTTATTGCCTTCTTAGATGCTGATGATGCTTACGAGAACGGAGCATTACAAGTTGCTGAAAAGATATTTGAGTTCAAGCCGGAAACCAGCCTGGTTCGTTTATCCCTAAAACCGATTGATCTACCTGAACGCTATAGCTCACACCCGAATTTTGAACTAGCTTGGCAAAATATGCAAATGACAGCTGGTGGCAATATTGTATTTAGACGAGCCTTTTTTCTCGCTTGCGGAGGCTTTCCACAACATCAACTTTTTAGAGAACTTGGTGGGGAAGATGGGGCTTTAGGAATTGCTACTACTCAAATAAGTTCTGTTGCTACAGCATTTAATGATGTTGGTGTATTACATTACTGCCGAGATGGTATGCATGCCGAAAGGTTACTCAATACTATTTTATTCAATGAAAAGGATCCAAAAGTCACTGAAGAGAAAATTGCACAAGCAAATCGTATTACCGACACCATTTGTCATCAAATACAAACTCTGAACCAATGCTTAAATAGTCAAAACATTGGTATCAAACCCTATAATTTAGAGTGGTCCTAACATTATCTCACTACTAATTTACAAAATTTTAGCTAGAAATAGCCGCTTGTAACCCATGCTACAAGCGGTCTATTTTCATGATAATTTTACAAAACCCTAAAACATCTCCATCCCCAAAACAAAAACCCCAAGCCTATCGCTAAGCTCGGGGTCCTCTAATTAAGCCCTGATGTTGCCCTACTCTCACATGCGGAATCCACACACTACCATCGGCGTCACTGCGTTTCACTTCTGAGTTCGGAATGGAATCAGGTGGCACCACAGCACTATCGACATCAGGAAAATCTTCGATGATTCAGACTTTCTTCGTCTTTCTTTTTATCTTTGTCTTTCCAAATTGTTCTTTCGTTCTTTACTTTCTTCGGCTTTCGCCTTTCATTCGAAACAAGCTGTTACTGATTCTTAATTTCCGTCTTTTCGTTTTGTTTTGTTAATTTCTCAACCCTTTCACTAAAAACACTTGAGCGTTGTATAGTTAAGCCTCTCGGGCAATTAGTATGTGTTAGCTCAACGTCTCGCAACGCTTACACACCACACCTATCTACGTCGTAGTCTTCAACAACCCTTACCGACTTATAGTCGGGGAGAACTCATCTCTTGGCAAGTTTCGTGCTTAGATGCTTTCAGCACTTATCTCTTCCGCACATAGCTACCCGGCAATGCGTCTGGCGACACAACCGGAACACCAGGGGTGCGTCCACTCCGGTCCTCTCGTACTAGGAGCAGCCCCAATCAATTCTCCAACGCCCACGGCAGATAGGGACCGAACTGTCTCACGACGTTCTAAACCCAGCTCGCGTACCACTTTAAATGGCGAACAGCCATACCCTTGGGACCTACTTCAGCCCCAGGATGTGATGAGCCGACATCGAGGTGCCAAACACCGCCGTCGATATGAACTCTTGGGCGGTATCAGCCTGTTATCCCCGGAGTACCTTTTATCCGTTGAGCGATGGCCCTTCCATTCAGAACCACCGGATCACTATGACCTGCTTTCGCACCTGCTCGACTTGTCTGTCTCGCAGTTAAGCTTGCTTATACCATTGCACTAACCTCACGATGTCCGACCGTGATTAGCAAACCTTCGTGCTCCTCCGTTACTCTTTGGGAGGAGACCGCCCCAGTCAAACTACCCACCAGACACTGTCCGAACACCCGATTAGGGCGCTTCGTTAGAACATCAAACGTTAAAGGGTGGTATTTCAAGGACGCCTCCACACAAACTAGCGTTCATGCTTCAAAGGCTCCCACCTATCCTACACATCAAAATTCAATGTTCAGTGTCAAGCTATAGTAAAGGTTCACGGGGTCTTTCCGTCTAGCCGCGGGTACACCGCATCTTCACGGCGATTTCAATTTCACTGAGTCTCGGGTGGAGACAGCCTGGCCATCATTATGCCATTCGTGCAGGTCGGAACTTACCCGACAAGGAATTTCGCTACCTTAGGACCGTTATAGTTACGGCCGCCGTTTACTGGGGCTTCGATCAGGAGCTTCTCTTTCGATAACACCATCAATTAACCTTCCAGCACCGGGCAGGCATCACACCCTATACGTCCACTTTCGTGTTTGCAGAGTGCTGTGTTTTTAATAAACAGTTGCAGCCAGCTGGTATCTTCGACCGGTTCAACCTTCGTCCGCGAGGGACTACAATCTACGCCGGCGCACCTTCTCCCGAAGTTACGGTGCTATTTTGCCTAGTTCCTTCACCCGAGTTCTCTCAAGCGCCTGAGTATTCTCTACCTGACCACCTGTGTCGGTTTATAGTACGGTTTAGTGTAATCTGAAGCTTAGTGGCTTTTCCTGGAAGCGTGGTATCGGTTACTTCAGCTCCGTAGAGCCTCGTCATCACTTCTCGGTGTTAAAAGCGTCCGGATTTGCCTAAACGCTCCACCTACCGGCTTAAACAGGGATATCCAACACCCTGATAACCTAACCTTCTCCGTCCCCACATCGCAATTACACCAAGTACGGGAATATTAACCCGTTTCCCATCGACTACGCTTTTCAGCCTCGCCTTAGGGGCCGACTCACCCTGCCCCGATTAACGTTGGACAGGAACCCTTGGTCTTCCGGCGAACGAGTTTTTCACTCGTTTTATCGTTACTTATGTCAGCATTCGCACTTCTGATACGTCCAGCAAACCTCTCGATTCACCTTCTTCCGCTTACAGAACGCTCCCCTACCCAACAGACTTTCGTCTGATGCCGCAGCTTCGGTGACTAGTTTTAGCCCCGTTACATCTTCCGCGCAGGCCGACTCGACTAGTGAGCTATTACGCTTTCTTTAAATGATGGCTGCTTCTAAGCCAACATCCTAGCTGTCTAAGCCTTCCCACTTCGTTTCCCACTTAACTAGTACTTGGGGACCTTAGCTGGCGGTCTGGGTTGTTTCCCTCTCCACGATGGACGTTAGCACCCACCGTGTGTCTCCTGAGTATCACTCTTCGGTATTCGCAGTTTGCATCGGGTTGGTAATCCGGGATGGACCCCTAGCCGAAACAGTGCTCTACCCCCGAAGGTGTCCGCTCAAGGCTCTACCTAAATAGATTTCGGGGAGAACCAGCTATCTCCCGGTTTGATTGGCCTTTCACCCCCAGCCACAAGTCATCCGCTAATTTTTCAACATTAGTCGGTTCGGTCCTCCAATTAGTGTTACCCAATCTTCAACCTGCCCATGGCTAGATCACCGGGTTTCGGGTCTATACCTTGCAACTCAAACGCCCAGTTAAGACTCGGTTTCCCTACGGCTCCCTTATTCAGTTAACCTTGCTACAAAATATAAGTCGCTGACCCATTATACAAAAGGTACGCAGTCACAGAACAAGTCTGCTCCCACTGCTTGTACGCACAAGGTTTCAGGTTCTATTTCACTCCCCTCGCCGGGGTTCTTTTCGCCTTTCCTTCACAGTACTGGTTCACTATCGGTCAATCAGGAGTATTTAGCCTTGGAGGATGGTCCCCCCATCTTCAAACAGGATATCACGTGTCCCGCCCTACTTGTTGTTAGCCTAGTACCACAATAATGTTTTCGAGTACGGGACTATCACCCTCTGTGGTTGAGCTTCCCAGCTCATTCCTCTAACAAAACTGCTATCACTAACTGGCTCTTTCGCGTTCGCTCGCCGCTACTAACGAAATCTCGGTTGATTTCTTTTCCTCGGGGTACTTAGATGTTTCAGTTCTCCCGGTTTGCCTCATTTACCTATGTATTCAGTAAATGATAGTAGGTTCTTCACCTACTGGGTTTCCCCATTCGGACATCTTGGATTAAACGCCTCTTATCGACTCATCCAAGCTTTTCGCAGATTAGCACGTCCTTCTTCGCCTCTGATTGCCAAGGCATCCACCTTGTGCGCTTAGTCACTTAACTATACAACCTCAAATGTTTTTTTCTCGGTTGCTAAATTAACAACTTGCTTGAGTGCTTTTGTTCACTCAAGACTTCAACTACTCAGACTTTCTTTCGAAAATCTCTCAGTTTTTCAGCTTGTTTCTCAATTTTTAAAGAACATTAAGACAATAAAAATCATCTTTAAATGGCGTCCCCACGGGGATTCGAACCCCGGTTACCGCCGTGAAAGGGCGATGTCCTAGGCCTCTAGACGATGGGGACAACATTTAAAGATGCTTTCCGCTTTGCCATTTTGGGTTAAACATTCTAGCTACTTTTGCCATATCTTGCAAGATTATGACCGCTTGAATGCCTAACTTTCATTCATCTCTTGTCCTGCGCTTATCTATCAAACAATCTGTGTGAACACTTGCTGTCGTTACAGCTCCACTTCGCTCTCGCTTAGCTTCGCCCTTGATTTTTGGTAAGGAGGTGATCCAACCGCAGGTTCCCCTACGGTTACCTTGTTACGACTTCACCCCAGTCATGAATCATACCGTGGTAAACGCCCCCCTTGCGGTTAAGCTATCTACTTCTGGTACAACCCACTCCCATGGTGTGACGGGCGGTGTGTACAAGGCCCGGGAACGTATTCACCGCAACATTCTGATTTGCGATTACTAGCGATTCCGACTTCATGGAGTCGAGTTGCAGACTCCAATCCGGACTTAGACGTACTTTCTGAGATTCGCTCACCATCGCTGGGTCGCCGCCCTCTGTATACGCCATTGTAGCACGTGTGTAGCCCTACTCGTAAGGGCCATGATGACTTGACGTCATCCCCACCTTCCTCCGGTTTATCACCGGCAGTCTCCTTTGAGTTCCCGACCGAATCGCTGGCAACAAAGGATAAGGGTTGCGCTCGTTGCGGGACTTAACCCAACATTTCACAACACGAGCTGACGACAGCCATGCAGCACCTGTCTCAAAGTTCCCGAAGGCACACTCGCATCTCTGCAAGCTTCTTTGGATGTCAAGAGTAGGTAAGGTTCTTCGCGTTGCATCGAATTAAACCACATGCTCCACCGCTTGTGCGGGCCCCCGTCAATTCATTTGAGTTTTAACCTTGCGGCCGTACTCCCCAGGCGGTCGATTTATCACGTTAGCTACGGGCACCAGAGTTAAACCCCAATCCCCAAATCGACAGCGTTTACGGCGTGGACTACCAGGGTATCTAATCCTGTTTGCTCCCCACGCTTTCGCACATGAGCGTCAGTACATTCCCAAGGGGCTGCCTTCGCCTTCGGTATTCCTCCACATCTCTACGCATTTCACCGCTACACGTGGAATTCTACCCCTCCCTAAAGTACTCTAGACTCCCAGTCTGAAATGCAATTCCCAGGTTAAGCCCGGGGATTTCACACCTCACTTAAAAGTCCGCCTGCGTGCCCTTTACGCCCAGTTATTCCGATTAACGCTCGCACCCCCCGTATTACCGCGGCTGCTGGCACGGAGTTAGCCGGTGCTTCTTCTGTAGTTAACGTCAATTGATTGTTCTATTAAAACAATCACCTTCCTCGCTACCGAAAGAACTTTACAACCCGAAGGCCTTCTTCATTCACGCGGCATGGCTGCATCAGGGTTCCCCCCATTGTGCAATATTCCCCACTGCTGCCTCCCGTAGGAGTCTGGACCGTGTCTCAGTTCCAGTGTGGCTGGTCATCCTCTCAGACCAGCTAGAGATCGCGGGCTTGGTGAGCCTTTACCTCACCAACTACCTAATCCCACTTGGGCTCATCTTATGGCAGGTGGCCAAATGGTCCCACCCTTTAGTCCACAGACATTACGCGGTATTAGCTACCGTTTCCAGTAGTTATCCCCCTCCATAAGCCAGATTCCCAAGCATTACTCACCCGTCCGCCACTCGTCACCCAGGGAGCAAGCTCCCTTGTGCTACCGTTCGACTTGCATGTGTTAAGCCTGCCGCCAGCGTTCAATCTGAGCCATGATCAAACTCTTCAATTCAAAAAGTTTAATCGCTCAATATGTACTGACATAAAAATCGCACTCTCAAACTAACTTAAAAAGTTAATTTAAAGAGAAAATGAATTTCTAGTTAAGCACCTATTAAGACTTCAAAATTAAAAAAATATTTTTAAATCAAGTCAATCAACAAGTGCCCACACAGATTGTCTGATAAATTTTTAAAGAACAAAATAAAACGACGCACTGCAATCTAAACAAACCGTTCACAACAGCGCGTCGTTGTGTGGTGCGTATTATAGGGAAAAATAAAACGAACGCAAGCAAAAATTGTAAAAAAATTGAAAAATATTACCGCTTGTTGATCTTTTCAACAAGTTGATTAATTTATATATTAATCACTATTCGTTTTATACTTATTTATAAAGATACTATAATCAATAATTAGCTGTTCAATTACAATAACAGGAGATTATCTATGACTACTCAACACTTTATCGGCTTAGGCGTTGCCGGCAATTTTGCCGGGCATTTGGAGCAAGCAGGCGAGGCGGCTGATTTCATGAAAGTGAAAACAGTGGAAGCTATCCAGCCAAAAGCAATTTTTCCGTTTTATGTACCGTCTGATAATCTAGGAAATTATCAGTTCTTAGCAACTTACCCACTTTCAAGCGATGCAATTAATTTTCCACAAGATGCAGATAATCTGCAAATTGAGCCGGAAATCGCTTTAATTTGCGATATTGAATATCAAGCCAATAAGGTTGTAAGCTTACATCCCACCCATTTTGCTGCCTATAACGATTGCTCAATCCGCCGTCCAAATGCTCATAAAATCTGTGAAAAGAAAAACTGGGGAGCCTCTTCTAAAGGGATTTCTTTAACACACTTACCTTTGGATACTTTTAGTGAGGAAGGCACTTTAGATCACTATAATATCGCTTGCTTCCATAAGCGTAACGGCGTGTTGAATGCTTATGGCATTGATAGCCCGGCGGTGGAATATAGCTATTTTCATCAAAAATTGTTGGATTGGATTGTAGATCGAATGAATAATCAGACTGATGAAGGACCTATGAACAATATCGCTGAAATGCTTAAACAATCGGACTATCCGACTAAGGCGATTATCAGTATTGGAGCAACCCGCTATACGCCTTTTGGCGAGAGCAATTTCTTGCAAGTAGGTGATATTAGTATTGTTGTGGTTTATAACGCTAAAAAATACAGTTACGCACAAATTGAAGAAATGGCAAATTTAGAAGTGTTTAGTGAAGATATTTCTGCTCTGATTCAAAGCGTGCGTTAACCGCTACAAGCGGTCAGTTTTGAAGAAATTTTTGCGATCTGCTTCGAAAATTTTGTGTTAAATTCTGACCGACTTTTTGCTTTCCGTTATAGTGCCTTCAATATTTGGAGGCACTATGAAAAAACTTCTCTTATTACTATTTTGTTTTAGCTCTACTCTTTTCGCAAAATCATTAGACTTAATGTTACTCGGTCAATATAAAGATCAGGATATTGAGGGATGGGTGATGAGCGAAAAACTAGATGGCGTACGAGGCTTTTGGGACGGTAAACAGCTTATTAGCCGCCAGGGTTATCCACTTAATCCGCCCGATTATTTTGTAAAAAATTTCCCGCCCTTTGCAATTGATGGTGAACTCTTTAGCGACCGAGGAAAATTCGAGGAAATTTCAAGTATTGTGCGCTCTACTGAGCCTAAAGGCTGGTATAAGTTAAAATTGCACGTTTTTGATGTACCTAATGCGAGTGGAGATTTATTTGAACGGCTAAATTCATTAAAGCACTATTTGAACCAGCACCCAACTCCATATATTGAAATAATTGAGCAGATTCCAATTCAAGATAAAGCTCATCTTGAGCAATTTTATCAATCTATTTTAACTAAAGGTGGTGAAGGTGCCGTGGTTCGTAATCCTAAAGCTCATTACATTCAGGGGCGTTCTGCCCAAATTCTAAAAATTAAGCCTGTATTAGATGAAGAATGTACCGTTACCGCTCACTATAAAGGAAAAGGTAAATATGCCAACAAGCTCGGGGCCATAAGCTGTGAAAATCATCGAGGACACTTTCGTATCGGCTCCGGTTTTAAAGATAAAGATCGGGAAAATCCTCCCCCCATTGGGTCAATCATCACATACAAATACAGAGGCTTAACAGAATCCGGTAAACCAAGATTCGCTACTTTTTTAAGAAAACGTGAGCCGAGTGAGTAATGATATTTCCAGTTGCAAGTTATCAAGCGGTTAAATTTGGTAAAAAATTTGTAAAATTCAACCGCTTGTAAAAATAATTTGTGATCCAGTCATCATTTATGCACTAAAGCATTTGAAATTCCAGCCAAATTTTTTTATTTTTCATTAAACTTGATAAGTTATTAAATTAAGGAATCGCTATGACAAATGCAGAACTCTTTGGTGAAGGGCTAAATCTTATGTTTGCAGGGATGGGATTTGTAATGCTATTTCTGCTGGTTCTGATTTATGCTATTAGCTTCATATCTACTCTGATTAACCGATATTTTCCCGATCCTATTCCTAATACTCCCCCCAAATTATCTCCACCTGCTGATGATTTAGAAGCATTACGCCCGGTAATTGCAGCGGCTATTGCTCATCATCGCCGAGTGAAAGGACAGAATTAATGCGAAAATTCAAACAAATATATTAGAAGGAATTTCATTATGACAACTCAACCAAAAAAAATTGCTATTACTGATGTCGTCTTACGTGATGCTCACCAATCTTTGTTTGCAACTCGATTACGTTTAGACGATATGTTACCGATTGCCGCAGAACTTGATAAAATCGGCTATTGGTCGTTAGAAGCTTGGGGAGGTGCAACTTTTGATAGTTGCATTCGTTTTTTAGGCGAAGATCCTTGGGTGCGTTTACGAGAGCTAAAAAAAGCAATTCCGAATACACCGCTACAAATGTTATTACGAGGACAAAACCTCTTAGGCTACCGCCATTATGCCGATGATGTAGTAGATAAATTTGTAGAGCGTTGTGTTAAAAACGGTATGGATGTTTTCCGTGTTTTCGATGCCTTAAATGATCCACGTAATATGCAAGCAGCATTACAAGCGGTTAAAAAACATGGCGGACACGCACAAGGTACATTAAGTTACACCACAAGCCCTGTACACACTTTACAAACTTGGTTAGAAGTAACAGAACAATTATT is a genomic window containing:
- the lpxH gene encoding UDP-2,3-diacylglucosamine diphosphatase; the protein is MIYYFIADLHLNENQPEITQHFLQFMQKKAPLAQAVYILGDLFDFWIGDDEESELISQVKTAIKTLTTSGVKCYFICGNRDFLISKRFSQQTGIEILPDYQLLDLFGKQTLLCHGDTLCIDDIKYQKFRKKVHQKWRQALFLSLPLAWRIHIARKIRAKSQLEKQHKSAHIMDVNPQFTADIMGKFNAVQLIHGHTHRQAIHKEHNFTRIVLGDWKRDYASILEVSEQGIKFI
- a CDS encoding glycosyltransferase family 2 protein; its protein translation is MIDVIIPCYNAEKTLLRAVQSAINQPELNLIWLIDDCSTDNTLALAQHLQAQVPNKIRVEQMPKNGGVAKARNWGALQSEEEFIAFLDADDAYENGALQVAEKIFEFKPETSLVRLSLKPIDLPERYSSHPNFELAWQNMQMTAGGNIVFRRAFFLACGGFPQHQLFRELGGEDGALGIATTQISSVATAFNDVGVLHYCRDGMHAERLLNTILFNEKDPKVTEEKIAQANRITDTICHQIQTLNQCLNSQNIGIKPYNLEWS
- a CDS encoding DUF5718 family protein, which codes for MTTQHFIGLGVAGNFAGHLEQAGEAADFMKVKTVEAIQPKAIFPFYVPSDNLGNYQFLATYPLSSDAINFPQDADNLQIEPEIALICDIEYQANKVVSLHPTHFAAYNDCSIRRPNAHKICEKKNWGASSKGISLTHLPLDTFSEEGTLDHYNIACFHKRNGVLNAYGIDSPAVEYSYFHQKLLDWIVDRMNNQTDEGPMNNIAEMLKQSDYPTKAIISIGATRYTPFGESNFLQVGDISIVVVYNAKKYSYAQIEEMANLEVFSEDISALIQSVR
- a CDS encoding DNA ligase, with protein sequence MKKLLLLLFCFSSTLFAKSLDLMLLGQYKDQDIEGWVMSEKLDGVRGFWDGKQLISRQGYPLNPPDYFVKNFPPFAIDGELFSDRGKFEEISSIVRSTEPKGWYKLKLHVFDVPNASGDLFERLNSLKHYLNQHPTPYIEIIEQIPIQDKAHLEQFYQSILTKGGEGAVVRNPKAHYIQGRSAQILKIKPVLDEECTVTAHYKGKGKYANKLGAISCENHRGHFRIGSGFKDKDRENPPPIGSIITYKYRGLTESGKPRFATFLRKREPSE
- a CDS encoding oxaloacetate decarboxylase subunit gamma, encoding MTNAELFGEGLNLMFAGMGFVMLFLLVLIYAISFISTLINRYFPDPIPNTPPKLSPPADDLEALRPVIAAAIAHHRRVKGQN